The following are encoded in a window of Mycobacterium vicinigordonae genomic DNA:
- a CDS encoding YncE family protein — protein MSLGKNQNSPAIRDVEVLDIAPAAVQIPVRKGAIGGIAISPDGRRLVVTNYGADSVSIIDTQACRVVETIPGVDEPFAIALASADRTYVTSVSTAYDSIQVVDCIAGVVVATHPVALSVSDLAVSADGKHVYIARNGARNADIAVLDTDSGQMRVIDIATSSGTATECVRVSPDGDRLYVGVNGPAGGQVVILDTGLATEESGGRSRWRRKNTQSRPKSRATNGPAVIGTIDIGQAVRDVAVSPNGALVYVASSGPDFAAIDVVDTGTDKITATRKITELTGLPTRLTLSGDGDRAYLVSDDSVTVLCTLTQDVVDSIDVGTQPSCVVESPDGNNLYIADHSGVITVAPVGAGVAGIEQAALEAKRPADLFMPDLLQYDAALV, from the coding sequence ATGAGCCTCGGCAAGAACCAGAACAGCCCGGCAATCCGGGATGTCGAGGTCCTGGACATCGCTCCGGCGGCGGTACAGATTCCGGTGCGCAAGGGCGCTATCGGCGGCATTGCCATCAGCCCCGACGGCCGCCGCCTGGTGGTGACCAACTACGGCGCCGACAGTGTCTCCATCATCGATACCCAGGCCTGCCGGGTCGTCGAGACCATCCCCGGAGTCGACGAGCCCTTCGCCATTGCCCTGGCCAGCGCCGACCGCACGTATGTAACCAGCGTGTCGACCGCCTACGACTCGATCCAGGTCGTCGACTGCATCGCCGGCGTTGTCGTCGCAACACATCCGGTCGCGCTCAGCGTTAGCGACCTGGCGGTGAGCGCCGACGGAAAGCACGTCTACATCGCCCGCAACGGCGCCCGAAACGCTGACATCGCCGTCCTGGACACCGACTCCGGGCAGATGCGGGTGATCGACATCGCCACCAGCAGCGGCACCGCCACAGAGTGTGTCCGCGTCAGCCCCGACGGCGACCGGCTATATGTGGGCGTAAACGGCCCGGCCGGGGGCCAAGTCGTCATCCTCGACACCGGCCTCGCAACGGAAGAATCCGGCGGACGCTCGCGGTGGCGCCGCAAGAACACCCAGTCGCGGCCCAAGTCGCGTGCCACCAACGGGCCAGCGGTGATCGGCACCATCGACATCGGCCAGGCCGTGCGCGACGTGGCCGTCAGCCCCAACGGCGCGTTGGTGTACGTCGCCAGCAGCGGCCCGGATTTCGCGGCCATCGACGTCGTCGACACCGGCACCGACAAGATCACCGCCACCCGCAAGATCACCGAGCTCACCGGCCTGCCTACCCGCCTCACGCTCAGCGGTGACGGCGACCGGGCGTACCTGGTCAGCGACGACAGCGTGACCGTGCTGTGCACGCTCACCCAGGACGTCGTCGACTCCATCGACGTCGGCACCCAGCCGTCCTGCGTCGTCGAGAGTCCCGACGGCAACAACCTGTACATCGCCGACCACTCCGGTGTGATCACCGTCGCGCCGGTCGGCGCAGGCGTGGCCGGGATCGAACAGGCAGCGCTGGAAGCCAAGCGGCCAGCGGATCTGTTCATGCCCGACTTGCTGCAATACGACGCCGCACTCGTCTGA
- a CDS encoding DUF427 domain-containing protein codes for MRDYPETAAARGRIEPAPRRVRGYLGHELVFDTTAARYVWEVPYYPQYYIPLADVRTDFLRDEDHPQRVQLGPSRLHSLIGGGQSYPSAARVFDAGSESPVAGLVRFDWAPLRWFEEDEQIYGHPRNPYARVDALRSHRHVRIELDGILLADTRCPVLLFETGLPTRYYIDPADVIFEHLEPSPSQTLCPYKGVTSGYWSVRTGQSLHPDLAWTYHYPVPAVAPIAGLVAFYNEKLDLTVDGEALLRPSTQFS; via the coding sequence ATGCGTGACTACCCTGAAACCGCTGCTGCGCGTGGACGAATCGAGCCAGCACCGCGACGGGTGCGCGGCTATCTCGGTCACGAGTTGGTGTTCGACACCACCGCGGCGCGCTACGTGTGGGAGGTGCCGTACTACCCGCAGTACTACATCCCGCTGGCCGACGTGCGGACTGATTTCCTGCGCGACGAGGACCATCCGCAGCGCGTGCAATTGGGCCCGTCGCGACTGCACTCGCTGATCGGCGGTGGACAGAGCTACCCGTCGGCGGCGCGGGTGTTCGACGCCGGCAGCGAGAGCCCGGTCGCGGGCCTGGTGCGCTTCGACTGGGCGCCGCTGCGCTGGTTCGAAGAAGACGAACAGATCTACGGACACCCTCGCAACCCGTACGCGCGGGTCGATGCGCTGCGCTCGCATCGCCACGTGCGCATCGAACTGGACGGCATCCTGCTCGCGGACACCCGGTGCCCGGTGCTGCTGTTCGAGACCGGTCTGCCCACCCGGTACTACATCGATCCCGCGGATGTCATCTTCGAGCACCTGGAGCCGTCACCCAGCCAGACGCTGTGCCCCTACAAGGGGGTGACGTCGGGCTATTGGTCGGTACGGACGGGTCAGTCGCTGCATCCCGACCTGGCCTGGACCTACCACTACCCGGTACCGGCCGTGGCGCCAATCGCCGGGCTGGTGGCCTTCTACAACGAGAAACTCGACCTCACCGTCGACGGCGAAGCACTGCTCCGGCCGAGTACGCAGTTCAGCTGA
- a CDS encoding esterase-like activity of phytase family protein: MAHTARTLTALATVLITVAACGSAAAPSTSGPAGNAQFHAAGGTPLTLSPRQLLAATGDIEPVAFGKPNHGKISYGANGVVIYTPDSGFVGTDEFSVTTSRAVKLYAEDQLPLATMAGVSIKAAAHGSAIAAVPGNADEIYGLTDRGPNVDGRTPGEKVLPLPDFHPQIAKLKLSDGVATVQRTVMLYATDGVPLVGLVDPHAATGESLVDLDATPLPPSDYGIDPEGLVVTRDGTFWVSDEYGPYIIHFDANGKELERLSPFDGTLPPELSLRTPNQGLEGLTMTPDGNTLVAIMQSAIQTPGLQGPPQSVPVTRIVTVNLVDRNVVHEYLYPLANPQQTHVGVSEITALSPTTFLVDESDSKFAPNADKKIYLVDLARATDVGPRSTLPGAVYKADAGGLLINQAPIETFVGTSTDGEAVKKLKEAGIAVVAKTLKLDLGGLVRSLSPSGDFFGHNKIEGMITPDEGDTLIIANDSDFGLAGLASDAPPFRLKPKTLPNGTQDSGEFLIVDTTKLPAKTEQVTISIRVG; encoded by the coding sequence ATGGCACACACTGCACGAACTCTGACAGCCCTGGCCACCGTGCTCATCACGGTGGCGGCCTGCGGGTCGGCCGCTGCGCCGTCGACGTCGGGGCCTGCTGGGAACGCACAGTTCCATGCCGCTGGCGGCACCCCACTGACCCTCTCGCCACGCCAATTGCTGGCGGCCACCGGCGACATCGAGCCGGTGGCGTTCGGCAAGCCCAACCACGGCAAGATCAGCTACGGCGCCAATGGGGTCGTGATCTACACTCCCGATTCCGGATTCGTCGGAACCGACGAGTTCAGCGTCACCACGAGCCGTGCGGTCAAGCTCTACGCCGAGGATCAGTTGCCGCTGGCCACCATGGCGGGCGTTTCGATCAAGGCCGCCGCCCACGGGTCGGCCATCGCCGCCGTCCCGGGCAACGCCGACGAAATCTATGGCCTCACCGATCGTGGGCCCAACGTCGATGGCCGAACTCCGGGCGAGAAGGTGCTGCCGCTGCCTGACTTCCATCCACAGATCGCCAAACTCAAGCTCAGCGACGGCGTAGCGACGGTGCAGCGCACCGTCATGTTGTACGCCACTGACGGGGTCCCGTTGGTGGGGCTGGTTGACCCGCATGCGGCCACCGGCGAGTCGCTGGTTGACCTCGACGCCACGCCGCTGCCGCCCTCGGATTACGGGATAGACCCGGAGGGCCTGGTCGTCACCCGCGACGGCACCTTCTGGGTGTCCGACGAATACGGTCCCTACATTATCCACTTTGACGCCAATGGCAAAGAGCTGGAACGGCTTTCGCCATTCGATGGGACCCTGCCCCCGGAGCTGTCGCTGCGGACGCCCAATCAGGGCCTAGAGGGTCTGACGATGACGCCGGACGGCAACACGCTGGTGGCGATCATGCAGTCCGCCATCCAGACGCCGGGCTTGCAGGGCCCACCCCAGTCCGTCCCGGTGACCCGCATCGTCACCGTCAACCTCGTCGACCGCAACGTCGTGCACGAATATCTTTACCCGTTGGCCAATCCCCAGCAGACGCACGTCGGGGTATCGGAGATCACCGCGCTCAGCCCCACCACGTTCCTGGTTGACGAGAGCGACAGCAAGTTCGCGCCGAACGCCGACAAGAAGATCTACCTGGTCGACCTAGCCAGGGCGACCGATGTGGGTCCGCGCTCGACGCTACCCGGCGCCGTGTACAAGGCCGATGCGGGCGGGTTGCTGATCAACCAGGCACCGATCGAGACATTCGTTGGCACTAGCACCGACGGCGAGGCGGTCAAGAAACTCAAGGAGGCGGGAATCGCCGTTGTCGCAAAGACACTCAAGCTCGATTTGGGTGGGCTAGTGCGGTCGTTGTCGCCCAGTGGCGACTTCTTCGGCCATAACAAAATCGAAGGCATGATCACCCCCGACGAGGGGGACACGCTGATCATCGCCAACGACAGCGACTTTGGGCTGGCGGGGTTGGCCTCCGACGCCCCGCCATTTCGGCTCAAACCCAAGACATTGCCCAACGGAACTCAGGACAGCGGCGAGTTTCTGATCGTCGACACGACCAAGCTGCCTGCCAAGACCGAGCAGGTGACGATCTCGATCAGGGTCGGCTGA
- a CDS encoding acyl-CoA synthetase: MANALTSIQQKLQQVSEAGRAVKRLADTGIIDLRDLNSTVQAGKLSRIYGPQATMTILGGRRYADLPAIVDERGTLTYKQVDEQSWALAHGLQSFGVSAGSVVGLLCRDHRGLVVAMAACGKIGARLVLMNTGFAKPQFAQVCEREHVKVVLHDSEFLGLLDALPADLPRVLIWVDDDADVPADAHTLDSIVAAHPSEPLPPPSRSGGSVILTSGTTGLPKGAPRDTVSPLATAQIIDRIPFPRKGTMVIVSPIFHSTGWATYTVGAALGNKVVTARRFKAEGTLALIAEHRADMLVAVPTMLHRMVELGPDVIAKYDTSSLKVILIAGSALSPELSNRVQDTFGDVLYNMYGSTECAIASVATPAELRAAPGTAGRAPLTCEVVLYDEQGQRIKGANRRGRIFVRNGAPFSGYTDGRNKQIIDGYMSSGDMGHFDESGLLFVDGRDDDMIVSGGENVFPQEVENLLEERPDIAEVAVVGVDDVEFGKRLRAFVVSEPGASLDGAEIKQYVKDNLARHKVPRDVVFVDELPRNATGKLLRRVLVEMDVEQPE; this comes from the coding sequence ATGGCCAATGCACTGACCAGCATCCAGCAGAAGCTGCAACAAGTTAGCGAGGCGGGACGTGCGGTCAAACGGCTCGCCGATACCGGCATCATCGACCTGCGAGACCTGAATTCGACGGTGCAAGCCGGCAAACTCTCCCGTATCTACGGGCCACAGGCCACGATGACGATCCTGGGCGGGCGCCGCTATGCGGATCTGCCGGCGATCGTCGACGAGCGCGGGACGTTGACGTACAAGCAGGTCGACGAGCAATCGTGGGCGTTGGCGCACGGCCTGCAGTCGTTCGGTGTCTCCGCGGGTTCGGTCGTCGGGTTGCTGTGTCGCGACCACCGCGGCTTGGTCGTCGCGATGGCTGCCTGCGGGAAGATCGGTGCCCGCCTGGTGTTGATGAACACCGGCTTCGCCAAGCCGCAGTTTGCTCAGGTCTGCGAGCGCGAACACGTCAAGGTGGTGCTGCACGACAGCGAATTCCTAGGCCTGCTCGACGCGCTGCCCGCCGATTTGCCCCGGGTGCTGATCTGGGTGGACGACGACGCCGACGTGCCCGCCGACGCGCACACCCTCGACAGCATCGTCGCGGCGCATCCCAGCGAGCCGCTCCCCCCGCCGAGCAGATCGGGTGGGTCGGTCATCCTCACCAGCGGCACCACCGGCCTGCCCAAAGGGGCGCCGCGCGACACGGTATCGCCGTTGGCGACCGCCCAGATCATCGACCGAATTCCGTTTCCCCGCAAGGGAACCATGGTGATCGTCTCGCCGATCTTCCACAGCACCGGGTGGGCCACGTACACCGTCGGCGCCGCGTTGGGCAACAAGGTGGTGACCGCCCGGCGATTCAAGGCGGAGGGCACGCTGGCGCTCATCGCCGAGCACCGGGCCGACATGCTGGTCGCGGTGCCGACGATGCTGCACCGGATGGTCGAGCTCGGGCCGGACGTGATCGCCAAGTACGACACGTCGTCGCTGAAGGTGATCCTGATCGCCGGGTCGGCGCTGAGCCCCGAGCTGTCCAATCGAGTGCAGGACACCTTCGGCGATGTCCTCTACAACATGTACGGCTCCACCGAGTGCGCAATCGCCAGCGTGGCCACCCCCGCCGAACTGCGCGCCGCGCCGGGCACCGCTGGACGCGCCCCCCTGACGTGCGAAGTGGTGCTCTACGACGAGCAGGGTCAACGCATCAAGGGCGCGAACCGTCGCGGCCGGATCTTCGTCCGCAATGGGGCGCCGTTCTCCGGGTACACCGACGGCCGCAACAAGCAGATCATCGACGGCTACATGTCCAGCGGCGACATGGGCCACTTCGACGAGAGCGGGCTGCTGTTCGTTGACGGCCGCGACGACGACATGATCGTCTCCGGCGGTGAGAACGTCTTCCCGCAGGAAGTGGAAAACCTGCTCGAGGAGCGGCCCGACATCGCCGAAGTGGCGGTGGTGGGCGTCGACGATGTTGAGTTCGGAAAACGGTTGCGCGCCTTCGTCGTTTCCGAACCAGGCGCCTCCTTGGACGGCGCCGAAATCAAGCAGTACGTGAAGGACAACTTGGCTCGTCACAAGGTGCCGCGCGATGTGGTGTTCGTCGACGAGCTGCCGCGGAATGCGACTGGGAAGCTGTTGCGGCGGGTGCTGGTCGAGATGGACGTCGAGCAACCGGAGTGA
- a CDS encoding PQQ-dependent sugar dehydrogenase, translated as MPIAPARQALTAVLASILVLTGCSPGSPRSSPRSVSPGPAAPAPASGKLVPATLSVAPDLAQAPFDQPRQVLIPDGWTMSVWARIPKARLAVSTPDGALLVSTPASGQIVKLMPKPAAAPQQSTLLDRLDQPHGMAFAGSTLYVAESDQIDAYDYVNGDAVNRRTVAAGLPDARSPDLHGAYAHALKSVAVGRDGAVYFSIGSTANISPQDRTAMPPRATIMRIPPGGGPAAPFATGVRNGTGLAVAPDGSLWTAVNNRDNAPDPDGNIRTEYVNDHPPESLARLTPGRELGWPFCNPDGGPANLPFIRDMTTNKDGSALDCRTLPPVEQSMGAHSAPLGLAFTTGSLPPPYADGALVGIHGSWNRQPPRAPEVSFFPWRSGTLGDHQTLVGGFQLDDGSRWGRPVAAVVGPDAAVYVTDDDAGAVYRLAPPTR; from the coding sequence ATGCCAATAGCACCGGCTCGTCAAGCCCTGACAGCCGTCCTGGCCAGCATCTTGGTACTCACCGGGTGCTCTCCCGGGTCACCGCGATCGAGCCCCAGGTCGGTCTCCCCCGGACCTGCCGCGCCGGCACCGGCATCGGGCAAGCTAGTGCCGGCCACCCTCAGCGTGGCCCCCGACCTGGCGCAGGCACCGTTCGACCAGCCGCGGCAGGTGCTGATTCCCGACGGCTGGACGATGTCGGTGTGGGCACGAATCCCCAAGGCGCGCTTAGCGGTATCGACCCCCGATGGCGCCCTGCTGGTATCGACACCGGCCAGCGGGCAAATCGTCAAGCTGATGCCGAAACCTGCTGCGGCGCCGCAACAGTCGACGCTGCTCGACCGGCTTGATCAACCGCACGGCATGGCATTCGCGGGCTCGACGCTCTACGTCGCCGAAAGCGACCAGATCGATGCCTACGATTACGTCAACGGCGACGCCGTCAACCGGCGGACCGTTGCTGCCGGCCTACCCGACGCGCGCAGCCCTGATCTGCACGGCGCCTACGCCCATGCGCTCAAGAGTGTGGCCGTTGGACGCGACGGGGCCGTCTACTTCTCGATCGGTTCGACGGCCAACATCTCACCGCAGGACCGGACGGCGATGCCGCCCCGCGCGACGATCATGCGAATTCCGCCCGGTGGCGGCCCGGCGGCGCCCTTCGCCACGGGCGTGCGCAACGGGACCGGCCTGGCCGTGGCTCCCGACGGCTCGCTGTGGACAGCGGTCAACAACCGCGACAACGCACCCGACCCGGACGGCAACATCCGCACCGAGTACGTCAACGATCATCCGCCCGAATCACTGGCACGCCTGACACCTGGCCGCGAATTGGGCTGGCCCTTCTGCAATCCGGATGGCGGGCCCGCGAATCTCCCGTTCATCCGCGACATGACGACCAATAAAGACGGATCGGCGCTGGACTGCCGAACCCTGCCACCGGTAGAGCAGAGCATGGGCGCCCATTCCGCGCCGTTGGGGCTGGCCTTCACCACTGGGTCGCTGCCGCCACCGTATGCCGACGGCGCATTGGTCGGCATCCACGGTTCATGGAACCGGCAGCCGCCGCGCGCACCTGAGGTGTCGTTCTTCCCTTGGCGCAGCGGCACTCTCGGCGATCATCAAACCCTCGTCGGTGGCTTCCAGCTCGACGACGGAAGTAGATGGGGCCGCCCGGTTGCCGCCGTCGTCGGACCGGACGCGGCCGTCTACGTCACCGACGACGACGCGGGCGCCGTCTACCGTTTAGCGCCGCCGACGCGGTAG
- a CDS encoding dihydrofolate reductase family protein: MGKLIYGFTVSVDGYIADAQGSIDWSEPSEELHQYWNDFERETALSFYGRRLYELMSAYWPTADKTPDAQPLIVDFAHIWRDMPKVVFSRTLESVDWNSRLERGDPVEVVRKLKAETDGRLEVAGATLAAPIVQAGLVDEYRIVVAPTAVGGGTPYFPALPSWISLRLLENRTFPGGTVLLRYEAKRD; encoded by the coding sequence ATGGGCAAACTCATTTATGGCTTCACTGTGTCCGTGGATGGCTACATTGCCGACGCGCAAGGCAGCATCGACTGGTCCGAACCGAGCGAAGAACTGCACCAGTACTGGAACGACTTCGAGCGGGAGACCGCCCTATCGTTCTACGGGCGGCGGCTCTACGAACTGATGTCGGCGTACTGGCCTACCGCTGACAAGACCCCGGACGCCCAGCCTCTGATCGTCGACTTCGCGCACATCTGGCGCGACATGCCCAAGGTTGTGTTCTCGCGCACCCTGGAGTCCGTCGACTGGAACTCCCGCCTGGAACGCGGCGACCCGGTCGAGGTGGTTAGGAAGCTGAAAGCCGAAACTGACGGCAGGCTGGAGGTGGCCGGCGCGACGCTGGCGGCACCGATCGTGCAGGCCGGACTGGTGGATGAGTACCGGATTGTGGTCGCGCCCACCGCCGTGGGTGGCGGCACGCCGTACTTCCCGGCACTGCCGTCGTGGATCTCGCTGCGACTGTTGGAGAACCGCACTTTCCCAGGCGGCACGGTGCTGCTGCGTTACGAGGCCAAACGCGACTGA
- a CDS encoding IS256 family transposase, translating to MTAAHDIDLPALLAERLTTTHPDVLRELISTFIHTLMGAEADAVCGAGYGLRSSDRTNQRNGYRHRQFDTRTGTLDLAIPKLRHGSYCPDWLLDRRKRAERALTTMVATCYLLGVSTRRMDKLVETLGITGLSKSQVSVMAKELDTAIEAFRTRPLDAGPYTFMAADALVLKVREAGRVVNVHALIAVGVNAEGYREILGIDVTTAEDGAGWLTFLRSLTARGLSGVALDTSDAHAGLLAAIGATLPGACWQRCRTHYATNLMAVTPKASWPWVRTLLHSVYDQPDADSVAAQYDRIIDALTDKLPKVADHLANARPDLLASTAFPKQIWRQIWSNNPQERLNKEIRRRTDVVGIFPDRDALIRLVGAVLAEQHDEWAESRRYLGLDVLSKSRLTTNTTTEQEATPAALTA from the coding sequence ATGACCGCTGCCCACGATATCGACTTGCCAGCACTGCTGGCTGAACGACTCACTACCACCCACCCCGACGTGCTGCGCGAGCTGATCTCGACGTTCATCCATACCCTGATGGGCGCGGAAGCCGACGCCGTATGCGGCGCCGGATACGGCCTGCGCAGCAGCGACCGAACCAACCAGCGCAACGGGTACAGACACCGCCAATTCGATACCCGCACAGGGACATTGGATCTGGCGATCCCCAAGCTGCGGCACGGCTCGTATTGCCCGGACTGGCTGCTGGACCGGCGCAAACGCGCGGAGCGGGCACTGACCACGATGGTAGCCACCTGCTATCTGCTCGGGGTGTCGACCCGGCGGATGGACAAGCTCGTCGAAACCCTCGGGATCACCGGTTTGTCGAAGTCGCAGGTGTCGGTGATGGCCAAGGAACTCGACACCGCCATCGAGGCATTCCGGACCCGGCCGCTCGATGCCGGCCCGTACACGTTCATGGCCGCCGACGCCCTGGTGCTCAAGGTCCGTGAAGCCGGCCGCGTGGTCAACGTGCACGCCCTGATCGCCGTCGGGGTCAACGCCGAGGGCTACCGCGAAATCCTGGGCATCGACGTCACCACCGCCGAAGACGGGGCCGGCTGGTTGACGTTTCTGCGGTCGCTGACCGCCCGAGGGCTGTCCGGGGTTGCGCTGGACACCAGCGATGCCCACGCAGGGCTACTGGCCGCGATCGGGGCCACCCTGCCCGGAGCCTGCTGGCAGCGCTGCCGTACTCACTACGCCACCAACCTGATGGCCGTGACCCCGAAGGCGTCCTGGCCGTGGGTACGCACCCTGCTGCACTCGGTCTACGACCAACCTGACGCTGATTCCGTTGCCGCCCAATATGATCGGATCATCGACGCGCTGACCGACAAGCTACCCAAGGTCGCCGATCATCTGGCGAACGCCCGCCCGGACCTGCTGGCATCCACCGCCTTCCCCAAACAAATCTGGCGCCAAATCTGGTCCAACAACCCACAAGAACGACTCAACAAAGAAATCCGCCGCCGCACCGACGTCGTCGGCATCTTCCCCGACCGCGACGCCCTGATCCGCCTCGTCGGCGCCGTACTCGCCGAACAACACGACGAATGGGCCGAATCACGGCGCTACCTCGGCCTCGACGTCCTCAGCAAATCCCGCCTCACTACCAACACCACCACAGAACAGGAGGCCACCCCAGCGGCACTGACCGCCTAA
- a CDS encoding SDR family oxidoreductase, which yields MAELSIPDLLSPALLRGKAAFVTGGGSGVNLAIAHGLASVGADVAICGRSQERLDEAATQLQVHGRKILALSADVRDAARLAGAVDTAARTFGRLDAVVAGAAGNFFAPAQDISPNGFRAVIDIDLVGSFHTARAAFAYLKQTQGSILFVSAGQAYLPFANQCHVGAAKAGIDNLMANLALEWGRFGIRSNSLVPGPIAGTEGMKRLAGPVGATMWIDAVALQRFGDVAEVAAMAVVLCSPLASYVTGARIAVDGGLALSGLGAISRAVSDPAVRDRPEPT from the coding sequence GTGGCAGAACTGAGCATCCCGGATTTGCTTTCTCCTGCGCTGCTCAGGGGCAAGGCCGCGTTCGTCACCGGTGGCGGCAGTGGTGTCAATCTAGCCATCGCTCACGGTCTGGCCTCCGTTGGCGCCGATGTCGCCATCTGCGGACGATCCCAAGAGCGGTTGGACGAGGCCGCAACGCAACTGCAGGTGCACGGCAGAAAGATTCTTGCGCTCAGTGCCGACGTGCGCGATGCTGCCAGGCTCGCCGGCGCAGTCGATACCGCGGCACGCACCTTCGGTCGGCTGGACGCCGTGGTAGCCGGCGCAGCTGGCAATTTCTTCGCCCCGGCACAAGACATCAGCCCCAACGGTTTCCGTGCTGTGATCGATATCGACCTAGTGGGCAGCTTCCACACAGCGCGTGCAGCGTTCGCGTACTTGAAACAGACCCAGGGGAGTATCTTGTTCGTCTCCGCCGGACAGGCCTATTTGCCCTTCGCCAACCAATGCCATGTCGGGGCGGCCAAGGCGGGTATCGACAACCTGATGGCGAACCTCGCCTTGGAATGGGGTCGGTTCGGCATCAGGTCCAATTCCCTTGTCCCTGGACCCATCGCGGGTACCGAGGGCATGAAACGGCTTGCTGGCCCGGTGGGGGCAACGATGTGGATTGACGCCGTCGCGCTGCAACGTTTCGGCGACGTCGCCGAGGTGGCTGCGATGGCAGTCGTGCTCTGCTCCCCGCTAGCCTCCTACGTCACGGGTGCGCGAATCGCGGTGGACGGGGGACTGGCGTTATCCGGTCTGGGCGCCATCAGCCGCGCCGTCTCAGATCCTGCAGTACGTGACCGGCCAGAGCCCACTTAA
- a CDS encoding AMP-binding protein → MYPGAHARQAPDRPAVIVAETGQCLSYRQLDESSAALARVLTDGGLERGDVVALLSDNAPEALVTLWATQRAGLYLTPINHHLTPGEVNYIITDCGAKALIVSASLEDLAQSARATTDGLGVCLAFGGVLDGFESFDAALAGAGPGLIDQPAGAVMLYSSGTTGFPKGVRPPLPDRSIDEPGDAAVAIAKRLYGIGADDVYFSPAPLYHAAPLRWCAMAQALGATLVLTKKFDAEKTLQYIERYRVTVTQMVPTMFVRLLKLDESVRAHYDLSSLRAVIHSAAPCPVPTKRAMIDWLGPILYEYYSSTEVNGMTFIDSADWLAHPGSVGQSVLGVIHICDDDGREVLPGAVGTVFFERDSLPFEYHNDPEKTAAATHPDHPLWTSVGDLGSVDEHGYLYLADRKAFMIISGGVNIYPQEVENALVLHPAVLDVAVIGIPDPEMGEQVKAIVELATSVQPSQALARELIDHTRAQIAHYKAPRSIEFIERLPRTPTGKIVKEGLRQQYSETASWQN, encoded by the coding sequence ATGTACCCAGGTGCCCACGCTCGGCAGGCTCCCGATCGGCCGGCGGTCATCGTCGCCGAGACCGGGCAGTGCCTGAGTTACCGCCAACTCGACGAGAGCTCGGCCGCGCTGGCGCGGGTCCTTACCGATGGGGGCCTCGAGCGCGGCGACGTCGTTGCGCTGCTCTCGGACAATGCGCCCGAGGCATTGGTCACTCTGTGGGCGACGCAGCGGGCGGGCCTCTATCTGACCCCCATCAATCACCATCTGACTCCGGGCGAAGTGAACTACATCATCACAGATTGCGGCGCGAAGGCCCTGATCGTCTCCGCATCGCTGGAAGACCTGGCGCAATCGGCACGTGCCACAACCGACGGCCTGGGCGTGTGCTTGGCCTTCGGCGGGGTCCTGGATGGTTTCGAATCCTTCGACGCCGCACTGGCGGGCGCGGGCCCCGGACTGATCGACCAGCCCGCTGGCGCAGTGATGCTGTATTCGTCGGGAACAACGGGATTTCCCAAAGGCGTTCGACCCCCGCTGCCCGACCGCTCAATTGATGAACCGGGTGACGCGGCGGTGGCGATTGCCAAGCGGCTATACGGTATCGGTGCTGACGATGTCTATTTCTCGCCCGCGCCGCTCTATCATGCCGCGCCGCTGCGGTGGTGCGCTATGGCCCAAGCGTTGGGCGCGACCCTCGTGCTGACCAAAAAGTTCGACGCTGAAAAGACACTGCAATACATCGAGCGATACCGCGTCACGGTGACCCAGATGGTGCCGACGATGTTCGTGCGGTTGCTCAAACTCGACGAATCAGTGCGCGCCCACTACGACCTATCAAGTCTGCGGGCAGTCATTCACTCGGCTGCACCCTGCCCGGTGCCCACCAAACGCGCCATGATCGATTGGCTGGGACCGATCCTTTACGAGTACTACAGTTCGACCGAGGTCAATGGCATGACCTTCATTGACAGCGCTGATTGGTTGGCTCATCCCGGATCGGTGGGGCAAAGTGTTCTCGGCGTGATCCACATATGCGACGACGACGGCCGCGAAGTTCTACCGGGGGCGGTGGGAACGGTATTCTTCGAGCGCGACAGCCTGCCCTTCGAGTACCACAATGACCCGGAAAAGACCGCTGCGGCAACACATCCTGATCACCCACTGTGGACCAGCGTCGGTGATCTCGGATCGGTGGATGAGCACGGCTACCTCTACCTGGCCGACCGCAAAGCGTTCATGATCATCTCAGGCGGGGTCAACATCTACCCACAGGAAGTCGAGAACGCGCTAGTCCTGCACCCCGCGGTTCTCGACGTCGCGGTGATCGGCATACCCGACCCGGAAATGGGCGAGCAGGTGAAAGCGATCGTGGAACTCGCCACGTCGGTGCAACCCTCGCAGGCACTCGCCCGGGAACTGATCGACCACACGCGCGCGCAGATCGCGCATTACAAGGCGCCACGCTCCATTGAGTTCATCGAAAGGCTACCGCGCACGCCGACCGGAAAAATAGTCAAAGAGGGACTGCGTCAACAGTATTCAGAGACGGCGTCGTGGCAGAACTGA